The nucleotide sequence ATTTCAGTTAAGCTCGATCTGGGCACACCTGGCCATGAGCGCACCTTGTACCCAGCAAGGTGGTTGACTGACTCGCATCGCATGCAGGTCAACCCACCGCGTCCCCATGTGTTCTTCCCCAACTGGGTAGGCGTGCTGTACTACACATACAGTACTACTTAAGTGTGCATATATGGCAAAATCTTCTCTTAGACGTAGTACATACAAATATTGTGTTCTAGTGTGTAGGTGCTGGCACCTGCGAGAGCAAGAGAAATGGCGGCCCGGTggctgttgttgcttcttcttgGCCTCGTCGGTGGCGGAAGTGTTTTTAATGTCCATGGCCAAGTCGATAACTTAGGTGAGTCCCATACAATCGTAGTAGTACATATGCTTTGCATTGCATGGCATTATGTGCATCGAAATTGCTTCATAAAATCCGGCAGTCTCTGCAACTGCATTAATTGCCTGCGTGTACATACAGGTTTCATAAGCATCGACTGCGGCCTGCCGGAGAGTGCCGCCGGCTACATCGACAACGCCACCAAGATCTCGTACGCATCGGACGCTGTCTTCACCGACGCCGGCACTAACCACAACCTGTCGGCCGAGTACATGTCGGCACCCATGGGCAAGAGCTGGTACACAGTGCGGAGCTTCACCTCTGCCGCCGGCGAGCGCAACTGCTACACGCTTGGCTCCCTCGTAGTAGGGCTCAAGTACCTCATCCGCGCCAAGTTCAAGTACGGAAACTATGACGGGCTCAACAGGCCGCCTATCTTCGACCTCCACGTCGGCATCAACTATTGGCAGACCGTCAACATATCGGACGCCGACACGCCAGAGATCTACGAGATTATCACCGTTGTCCCCGACGACTATGTGCAGGTGTGCCTGGTGAACACCGGCGCAGGGACGCCCTTTATATCCAGCCTGGATCTGAGGCCGCTCAAGAACAAGCTGTACCCGCAAGCAGACGGGTCACAGGGACTGGTTCTTGTCGCCAGGGCCAACTTTGGCGCAGGCGATACTACACTCGTCAGGTAACCATGCATTCAGGCAAAGAATTCATCGATAATTGAGCTAGAGCCATTATTAATGTGCCGATTGATCTAGGTACCCTGATGATCCGCACGACCGTATATGGATGCCGTACAACAAGCCCAAGTGGTCGGTGATCTCAACGACCAGAAATGTGCAGAACGTCGACAAGGACTTGTTCGAGGCGCCGTCCGCCCTGATGCAGACTGCCATCACGCCCATCAACTCCTCTAGCCCCATCGACTTCACATGGGATGCCCAATCCACCACCAACGATCCAGTGCCTGGGTATGTAGTACTTGTTCCGAATCAATTCAAGTTACTAGATACTCATGTCATTAGTCAAACTTCTTTGAGTTTCACCCAGTCTattgaaaaatatatcaatatttacaaacaTCAAATTAAATTATTACATTCTTTATGAAATTAGTTTCATATTATATACTTAATGTCATATTATACATTGGTATTTACAAACATCAAATAAAATTATTACATTATTTACTAAATGAGTTTCTATTATATACTTAAtgtcatattatatatatattaatatTTACAAACATCAAATGAAATTCGTTAGATCCTTTATAAAATTAGCGGATTTTGTATACACTCACTCAAACTTAGCACAAATGTTTAACTTAGGACAATATTATAACTTTAATTAATTTGAAACGGAGCATGTAGCTACCTAGTTGCTCATTGGACACCCAGTCGCCTTCCCCACGCATATATATTATCTTACCTGAACCTCACAGATGGAATCTAAATGCTCTTGATTATCAAAATAGAAGTTTATTGCAAAATATAAACATGAAGAAACAAAGATAACATTAGCGCACTGAAAGCCAATTTTAGACGAAAAATATATTTTGTAGCTTATACTGCCTATCTGATTTACAATATGTTTTCATCAATTGGATTTATATTGACGAGACTTTCGATACTTAGTCAATTTGGATATGTATTTTTGGATTTGGACCGCACCACTGTTCCTTAGAGGATTGCCGCCAAATAGCTATGTGCAATTAAGGGAGCACACAACCTCGAATATAAggttggttgtaatggggagtatcatatactagtatcatacatCCTTAATGCATAATATCGTATATTAGTATCACGTAGTACTTTacttattgccatgcatgacacatattaacatagcatttattatgatacggtatcatgacaTGTTACTCAAcgctctctttcttcatttaattatgtGACGTCTCATCAAAATTATCTAGTTggtatgcatgatactagctatgatactaccactACGACCAGCCTAAAGCATATGGGCGAGCAATGGGTGAATAATCCATGCCCATAATTGTAGCACTTTTGCAATTCATTGGTTAACTGCCTGAATTAATTGAAAATCAGAGTCACGTTTTACTTCTGAGGACATAAAATTGAACACTAATAACTCTAAATTACGTCCTCTGAGGGTTTGCGCTAATTTtttaaaataatatatttttttattaattttcaaaaataatacaccattTTGATATTTTTTACAAATAATATAGCACCATCTTCCTGGAGGACGACTGGACCTAATCGTCTTTCTGGAGGACGATTAATGTCCTGTCGGCTCATAGCTGGCCGACTGCCCTCCAGTCATCCTCCAGGAAGACGATTAGCTCCACCACCAGGAAGATGATTAGTTTCAGTCGTCCACCAGGAAGATGATTAGTTCTAGTCATCCTCCATGTAGATGATTAGTTCCTGGCCTGGACTTTTTCATAACCGTGTTCCCGGGAACCCTTTGCCGTCATCTTCTCTCCCGCCAAACTTGCCTTTCCCGCCCAACCTGCCTTTTCTGCCATCTTCTTTCCCGCGAACCCCTGTTGTTCCCGCCATCGTCTTTCCCGCCAACCATTATGTTCCCGCCAACTTCTTTCCCACCACCCCTTCTGTTCCCACCATATTTCTCTTCTCGACTTATAAAACCCCCCTCCCATACGGAAAGGGTTGGTAAGATGTCTCATCctcattatcctttcgatcgtagtttccATCCAAGTATGTCGCAATGTCTTCTGATGTTAGCCAACAATTTCGAGATAGACCAAAGTCCAGGCCAGGAACTAATCATCTTCCTGGTGGACGACTGGAAGTAATAATCTTCCTGGTGGACGATTGGAACTAATTATCTTCCTGGTGGACGACTGGAACTAATCATCTTCCAGGAGGACGATTGGAGGCCCACCTTCAAACTGCCACTAATCGTCCTCCAGGAAGACGATTAGGTCCAGTCGTCCTCCAGGAAGATGATGCCGTATTATTTGTGAAAAATATCAaaacggtgtattatttttgaaaattaattaaaaaatgtattatttaaaaaaattagcagGGTTTGCTACGTTACGAAATGTTTGTGGAATTTTATTTTATAGTTTATACACAGGGTTGTGACTTAGAGATGAAGATAGCTAGATGGTACCCAAAGAGTTAGAAATAAAACTCACTAATATGACTTTGATTTCTTTTAAACCCGGCGATGTAGGTACGTCTGCATTCTCTACATTGCAGAGCTACAGCACCTTCCCAACAACGTCACCCGCCAGTTCTACGTCACTCTCAACGGCAAGCTCTGGTACGCGGAAACGCACGGTGCCTACACGCCGCAGTACCTCTACACCAACGCCATCTACAACCCCAAACCTGACTATGCCTCCCACCAATACAACATCTCACTAGACGCCACCGATAATTCGACTCTTCCACCGATCATCAATGCGGCCGAAATCTACTCTGTCATCTCCACAACCCGCATAGCCACGAGGGCTCAGGAAAGTAAGCAGTTATGTTTAGATGCATTTCGACTGTTCAGCCGATTTATGCATGTAGGTATTTGAGTCTGATGTCTTACTAATGATGAATGACACAGTTCCTGCCATATCGACGATCAGAGACAAGTACCAAGTGAAGAAGAACTGGATGGGTGATCCATGCATGCCCAATAATTTCGCTTGGAAAGGATTGCGCTGTAGCTATGCTGTTTCTAGCCCACCAATCATCATAGGCCTGTGAGTTATTTTCCTGTGATATTTTTTTTCTCGGTTGAAACTGTGTACTCCTTCCGATTCATATTAATTGTCCCTTTCAAAGGGAGTATTATTATTTGTTAGTACCAGCAAGCCAGTGTTGGAATTATCTGAGCCACTAATGTATGATATATTAAACACGATGCAGGAATTTATCTTCGAGTGGTCTGAGTGGCAACATCTCATCTTCATTTGCTAGTCTAAAAGGTTTACAATACTTGTAAGTAGGATATTGTTAACCAAATATTTCACACTGTATCCTATTTTTTTAGGAGTAAGAGTAAAGTAGTGAGTTATTTGTCCGTGACCTTGCTATTTGACAGAGATTTGTCAGGCAACAATCTGACGGGCTCCATTCCAGACGCTCTTTCCCAATTGTCCTCACTCAAACTTCTGTAAGTAATTTGGGATGTAGATCAAAATGCTTTTCAAATTCATCCAATACACACATTACTTAATTTGATATTCAAAACTATTGTCTTCTTTCAGAGATTTGACAGGTAATCAGCTCAGTGGATCAATTCCTTCTGGACTTCTTAGAAGAACCCAAGATGAGTCCTTAACACTTAGGTTGGTACCTGGTACATTCTAGTAGAAGAATTTTCCAATGAGGTTCCTCAGATCGCATGTCATCTTTTTCTTCAAACAGCACCATATATATTATTTGATTCACACTACCATTTACTCATCTTCTCTCCTATTGCCAGATATGGTAATAATACAAATCTCTGCAGTAACGGAAACTCCTGTCAGCCTCCCAAAAAGACGAGCAGCTCTATGGTTGCTGTCTATGTTGCAATTCCTATATTTCTGGTACTTATGGTTGTGCTTCTCGCCGTACTACTCCTTTGCATGCGAAGGAGAAAGCAAGGTGAGAGGTCACTCCAAAACACATAACTTTGGACACATGAATGCAAGTTTAGGGGTTAATTAACACCATTTGTTTGTTCGGTCTTTTAACTTTGATGAAGGAACAACAACCAATAGTGTAAGGCCGCAAAACGAGGCAATTAACAACAATGGACACACCTCACTGCGACTCGAGAATCGCAGATTCACGTACAATGAATTGGAGGCCATCACGAACGGCTTCCAGCGAGTGGTCGGCCGAGGAGGGTTTGGGAAAGTCTATGATGGTTTCTTGGAGGATGGCACCCAAGTGGCTGTCAAATTGCGGTCAGAATCATCCAACCAAGGTGTACAAGAATTTTTGGCAGAGGTGAGAACTAAGAGATCTAGCAAAGTAAGTGTAACTAATACCGCTAGATTCAGTTTTGTAATGCATATATTTTTTGGGGTTCAGGCTCAGACCTTGGCTAAGATTCATCACAAGAATCTTGTGTCCCTGTTTGGGTACTGCAAGGAGAGGGAGTACATGGCTCTTGTATATGAGTACATGTCTGAAGGAGCCCTAGACGAACATCTTAGAGGTATGCAAATCACTCAAATAATTCATACTTAGCCTTCGGCAACATAAATGTGAGTTGTCAAAGTGAGAACATGTAGCAAAATTCTAGTACATGTGATTCACCCCACAATTCTTGCATCACAGGGAGAGAAAACAGCAGAAGAACTTTAACCTGGAGACAAAGACTTCTTATCGCCATGGAATCAGCACAAGGCAAGGTTTAAATTGAGTTTTTCTACATGTAGTGAACTTATTAAGTATATGTATAGAAGTACACATTTCAAATGTGGTGGGGTTGAGAGCACGTGATGTGGATGTGCAGGGCTTGAGTATTTGCACAAGGGGTGCAATCCGCCCCTCATTCACAGGGACGTGAAGACATCCAACATTCTGCTGAATGCAAAGTTGGAGGCCAAAATCGCTGATTTTGGCCTGCTCAAGGCTTTCAATAACGACTGTGATACCCACGTGTCCACGGCTAGGGTGATTGGGACACCCGGTTACCTTGATCCTGAGTAAGTGAATCGTTCTAAATTGTTGTTGATAATGCTCTCAAAATAATCTTGCATGTTATTAATATCTGAAGTAATATGCATGCTTTGGTTGTCTCAAAAGTAGATGACTCACCTATATGCTCAGAAGTGTGCTAGGCTATTCCTCCTGGGGTGATCAAATTCATAACATGGTCCCTTAAGTTTGACAACTAACCTACAAATGAATGATTGAAGCCTAAGAAAAAACATTTGATTTATGCGAGAATCAGAATTTTTTTCCCGTGAATTCACTTGAATCTAATTAAGATGTCTCAACCAAACCCATGTTGCATGGTTGTTCTTGAAATTGGACCCACTAATGAATTTCATACTTATCAGGTACAACGCTACGTTTCAGTTGACCAACAAGAGTGACGTGTTCAGCTTCGGTGTAGTGCTACTTGAGATAGTCACGGGGAAACCACCCCTCCTGAACAATCCAGAGTCAATGAGCATCATCCACTGGACACGTCAGCGCCTTGCCCGTGGCAATATTGAGGATGTAGTGGACACACGCATGCACGACGACCATGATGTCAACGGCGTATGGAAAGTCGCTGACACTGCACTCAAGTGCACTGCCCAGGCGGCGGAGCAGCGACCCTCAATGACCGAGGTGGTGGCGTTGTTGCATGAGTGCCTTGAGCTTGAGGCTGCGCATAACCACATGAATGCAGGGTTCTACACAGCTGGTAGTGGTGGTAACGCGGATGGCTACAGTGGATACGACACTGGCATGTCGACTGATGTGAGTCAAAGCAGCTCTGCATTTGAGATGGAATATTTGGGCAGAGTACCAACAATGTCTACAGGTCCAGCGGTGAGGTGAGAAGAGGACTAGGATGATGAATGGCCGCCACCTCCCATCCATAAGTTTTTTATCGTTTTCTCTCAAGGGAATTCAAGTCTTTTCGATGATTTTTATTATATATTATAGATGTAACATGCAAAAATTTCACACATGTAATGTGTTTTGTTGGATTTTCTACACATCTGAATGAGAACGAGATAACGCTTGATAAGAATGTGATACAAAAGctcgttttcctttttcttttttcaaaaGCATTGTTTAGAATATGATTTTTAACGGTGGTGGTGATTCTCAATGTTTtttgaggaagatgaagattctctaCTTGCTAGTTTGTATGATATCATTCACAACTATACAGGAAAACTTTATTTTTGCGGCTTTAACttttgcccactttgcttatgccattgtagaatttgacatctcacttttgcctCTCTTACCTTTTGATAATATATCACAAATATCATTCCCACTGCTGGAattaggatctttgccgtcagccagctctttgccgtctgctagttgATGGCAAAGAAATTCTTTGTCATCAGCATACAGAAAACTGACGGCAAAGAtcatgtttgccgtcagccagctctttgccgtctgctagcgaacGACATataagctttgccgtctgctagcagacggcaaagagggagggtggcccactagTGAGAACCACCTAACGACCACTTTTTTTGCTAGCAagcggcaaagaaagtggccaaactaacgtccgttagctaggctctttgtcgtctgctagcaaacggcaaagagcTGTGCCCTAACTAAAAAGCGGCCAGCGCCCGGGGCCCACCCCTCTCTAtgtgccctctctctctcctccccgtgcTCGAGctgccgccgccccacgccaccccTGTCGCCGGCCGCACCGCCCGGCCGCACCGCCCCGcccccgtgcccgagccgccgccgccccgcgccacccctgtcgccggccgccccgcccctcGTCGTGATGAGTTCTtttgttttttttatgtttttttagatttagtttatgtTTGTTTAGTTTacgttagtttagtttaggttaggttAGGCTAGTTTAGGTTAATTTAGTTTATTTTGGGTTACGTTTAGTTTATAGTTTAGTTTAgggtttttttcttctattttttaaacaagaaagatgaataaaaagaagtaaaagaagaagaggaagaagaagaagaagaagaagaagaagaagaagaagaagaagaagaagaagaagaagaagaagaagaagaagaggaagaagataaaaaaagaacaataagtagtagaagaagaagatgatgatgatgaaaaaaataagtagaagtagaagatgaaaaaagaagtatgaaaagtagaaaaagagggtcgccgatggtcgagggtcgccgaggggtcgagggtcgccggtCGTGGATCGCCGGTCACCGAGGGGATATATGGTGGAGCCAGTGGGTCCCGCCGGTCCCGACGTCGTCGCCCATACCAGAGGGCGCCCGGGGACGAGCGGATTAGGGGGTTCCTCgacgtcgatggaaccctaaatagcaagtatcgtcgatgcgagatacatgtggccgtcggtgtcaaacactacatccatgtcccacaagtgacgtcggCGTCCGGCATCCCGCAACAACAATTCTCAaggtcgatggcggtcgaacacctatGCAAATTTGTCTTGCAGCCTCTGCGATGACAATTAAAAGTCAAGTGTTGAAAgctgaaacacccaaactgactcaagtcggttttgttgtttgaagtttcaaaacttggctttaatcctcaccgcagtggctgccagacaaattcgtcaaggtgttcgaccgtcattgGTCCCgaaactattgttgcgggacgccgggcgccggcgtcacttgtgggacgtggatctagtgttcaacgccgaccgccACATGTATCTTGcactgatgatacttgctatttagggttccatcgaagccgaggaaccccctaacccgctcgtcctattgtaaatatttagttaggttgacggaaaaaaacaatattgctatgttactcatcttttgatttaaatgtgcagttttttcgtcgctgtgagggtctagtgttcgacgagttccgcccctgcgttcgtgggtgagcacaaacgACATCTCCTCCCCCCCTTCATTTGCTATGTTCCGGCCTTCGCGTCGATGAAACTTGCTAGTTATCGGTGTCTTctatcatcagtatgcgtgacaaCTATGCTTCTCCCGcctgaaagggttacatctataaatatgcatgcatttgcatattcataacctgattctttcgaattgttcaacgttatccatggacaacccgagtatgtgtagattaggTTCGTTTCCTCATATGCTCTGCTTTGGAtctgatgcagaatttcgtcagtgcctcctgTTGTTCTTTGGGTATACAGatcctctctgcttattgtcgagacgtgtatcaggagaacagcgggcaggtgctgccgaaattttgcgtcgtatccagagcagagcatgggaaaacgaacccaagctacacatactcgggtgggattaggacatatctttacctattagcgtctaggttgcatggacgtaataaaagtgacaaactccattaactaatgaatatatacatgctgatatataccggtcacactagtcagaaagacatgacaattgaatggttaacaaaaacgaAGGGGTTtttgagagccgcatttgcaaatggccggAGGACAACCTGGCGCCCCTGTGCTGGGTGCAACAATTTGCACAAGAGGACAGatgatgaaatgggcaaacacctatagaagaggggttttacgctagattatacagtgtggacatttcatggctagtctgcccaatgtgccagagctgaggtgctttgtcgtcgcaccgacgagcatggtaccgggatgaaagacatggtgcaagactttgatgatgctcgggactcggacgatgagatAGAGGAATCTGCAAAGGGCTTCAATGAAATattggagtcttcaaaacatcctctccacgagcacactgagctttgtcagttggatgtcATCTCataaataatggctctgaaggctcaattcaacttgggcagagaatgctacgacgcgatgatgacagtatttggacgttttctaccaAAAGGCCATGTACTACCTATAAACTTGTACTAGTCACACAAAAtactccgtgctcttaagatgccctatgagaagatacatgcctgtgagaaaggatgtgccttatttaggcttcagtatgcggacttgaactattgtcccacttgcaagtcatccaggtatgttgttGTAGACATCGGTATAGGTGAGAAGACGCAAACCAAAATCCCCGTTAAGTTCTtcagtatatgccaatcgtaccaagacttcaacatcttttcatAGTCGAAGAGAcgaccagacagatgacatggcacaaaagggcaaaagaacccaactagatgcagatgggaagctgatgatggtgcacacatagGACGGTGAAGCATGGAAGCGCTTTAATGCATTACATGACAACAAAgaggcagatccgaggcatcctcgagtcggcatcagcacggatggttTCAGTGTGTTTTGTCTGACGGCAAcccaatatagttgttggcccctatttgtcattccactcaacccccccccccccctgacagattatgcaaagaaagaacattttcatGACATTGATAATTCCCGGGCCCAACTATCCGgagaagaatatgaatgtgtacatgcaaccgctgaAGGACAAATTGCAAGAAGTCTGGGATAATGGGTTTAAGACATATGACGTCTTTAGCAaaaagaacttcataatgcgtgtttggtacatgtactcgatgcatgacttgccgacgtatgcgctattcattggatggtgtgtgcatggaaggttcccatgccccacatgcaagggagctcttccgTTTCATTGGCtttaggccggtcgcaagttttcttgcttcgacttgcAGAGACCGTTCCtacatcctcgccataagttcaggaaagataaGTAGAACTTCATCAAaagtagagttgtcaaaaactcttcACCACCTCCGTTGATAGGCCAAGAGATCCtggatcagttaaatgctctcgagccagatccaaagcgtccagggtatttcaaggggtataattcgcaacatgcctggactcacaagacatgcttgtggggtCTGCTTTAAAGACCTCCTTTGCGCACACAACATCGACAttatgcacactgagaagaatatcaccgAGGTACTTTTTGGTatattgttcggcatagatgggaagtcaaaggataatcctAAGGCAAGAGTCGATCATGAGGTGCTAagcatagaccgttacaaaacatgcaaccacctaaaggaaagaagaactggacaaagccgaaggcatggttcaatcttggaaggccagctatgagggaaattatcttgtgggtgaaaatgcagttgatgttccccgatgggtatgcagcgaatctaaagaggggagcgagtcttgaaaaattgaagatatttggtctcaagagtcatgattgacacatatggattgagcgggtagtGCCGAttatgttgcgtggcttcatccctgaggatgaatggctagtactggcagagttaagctatttcttctgtgttctttgtgtgaaagaactatcgcctgacctggtagaagaaatggaagagttggcgtcggagttgatctgcaagttagagaagatatttCCGCCGGGCTTCTTTAACCCAATGcgacacttgattttgcatctacAAGATTGGGGGCcccatgcaaaatcgttggtgctacgcaactaagagatgcagaagacgcttcgagtaAAGTGTAAAAATTaatgtagaattgaagcatcgatggttgaggcattcattactgaggaggcgacaaacttcgtgacagcacactactaagtcaaaaatcgtcatttgcataatcagaagcctcggtacaatgctggcgACCCTAAAAAGGGCGGATCCatcctcagcctattcaaaggggatctcgcacaagccggtgcttctaattccttaacgttgGATGTCGAAGAATGGTGGACCATatcattgtatatcttcaacaacatAACAGAAGTGTGGCCGTACACctagtaagttctcggtacattgtttcgcaacttctaattcctttcaACTGCTATTATTCccggataaatttgatacagtcgatacgtcatcaaattctcgtatggagtggcgatccaaaaggattccgtcgaagagtatgagcttctggcaaagcatggaggcggctatcccggtttcatctcttggttcaaacaaatggtaatttccattagactatttaatttcttcgtctaatttgtggctaatgcaacaatccctttcgtattaaacttgtaggctaattcagagtttaTGGACACCAAACTGAGACAAGTCactaatggttttgactttaaggtccgctcatttgacaaatacgacatcaacgggtatcactttcatacctatggcaaagagctatctatggccgatcgAAAGTCttcaaattgttgtgtctctgctatcggcgaaggagatatcgggtattatggaagagttgaagcaatttatgaaattcaattctatggtgcaaacccaccaaacgtcatagtcttcaaatgttattggttccagccgaaggagactagaaggactcatgaacatacagagctagtggaaatcaaacaaagcacccatttggatgttcccagtatctatattatggctcaacaggcaacccaagttttctatctaccatgggcctctcaaagtgatccaaatctcaatggttgggatgtcgtttattaAGTGcagccacgtgttagaccacctccccccaatgaagaggattatgaacctcacattaatccagacacatatgaaggagaattcttccaagaaagacgtctttccagaaaacatttcaagaaacgctctacttcaccccagaacattgaagtagatagCGACAGTGAACCTGACTTCACCCTTCAGCCgaaacaagaagagcctgaactagaagaggttattgctgcggatgacctgtcaatgcttgaccgattacgcaaaggtggccttccacatgatgatgcatttattaatgatgatgatgagcacgtcttactgatagtgatgatgatgatgcatttattggtcccaaagcatttattgaacccgacaATCCAAATTATTATTAGGTATTcacttttttatgttgtacttgatttatatagttacttgtatgattgtatgatttataatgttacttgtataattttcttactttgtatgattgtttgttatacatagtgccatggtcttgatatctGTCTCCGTCGGCCCTCGCCccgtttatgattcggatgtggtaaattctcttttataactatttattgcatttcacatttatgacaattatggccatcaagttcacatagagatattttaatctaggaggtatgtgaaccggaatttgcaaccgaccctcttgtcgagaagttaaatttagttgaaaaataaaataagtatttgaaagaaaaattaaaataattgaagaagagaagataaaATTGGAGTTGTATATTGCCGATGTCGTCAAtaatcacaagatgaagatgaatgcaatacgcttgaag is from Triticum aestivum cultivar Chinese Spring chromosome 1B, IWGSC CS RefSeq v2.1, whole genome shotgun sequence and encodes:
- the LOC123096526 gene encoding putative leucine-rich repeat receptor-like protein kinase At2g19210, whose translation is MAARWLLLLLLGLVGGGSVFNVHGQVDNLGFISIDCGLPESAAGYIDNATKISYASDAVFTDAGTNHNLSAEYMSAPMGKSWYTVRSFTSAAGERNCYTLGSLVVGLKYLIRAKFKYGNYDGLNRPPIFDLHVGINYWQTVNISDADTPEIYEIITVVPDDYVQVCLVNTGAGTPFISSLDLRPLKNKLYPQADGSQGLVLVARANFGAGDTTLVRYPDDPHDRIWMPYNKPKWSVISTTRNVQNVDKDLFEAPSALMQTAITPINSSSPIDFTWDAQSTTNDPVPGYVCILYIAELQHLPNNVTRQFYVTLNGKLWYAETHGAYTPQYLYTNAIYNPKPDYASHQYNISLDATDNSTLPPIINAAEIYSVISTTRIATRAQEIPAISTIRDKYQVKKNWMGDPCMPNNFAWKGLRCSYAVSSPPIIIGLNLSSSGLSGNISSSFASLKGLQYLDLSGNNLTGSIPDALSQLSSLKLLDLTGNQLSGSIPSGLLRRTQDESLTLRYGNNTNLCSNGNSCQPPKKTSSSMVAVYVAIPIFLVLMVVLLAVLLLCMRRRKQGTTTNSVRPQNEAINNNGHTSLRLENRRFTYNELEAITNGFQRVVGRGGFGKVYDGFLEDGTQVAVKLRSESSNQGVQEFLAEAQTLAKIHHKNLVSLFGYCKEREYMALVYEYMSEGALDEHLRGRENSRRTLTWRQRLLIAMESAQGLEYLHKGCNPPLIHRDVKTSNILLNAKLEAKIADFGLLKAFNNDCDTHVSTARVIGTPGYLDPEYNATFQLTNKSDVFSFGVVLLEIVTGKPPLLNNPESMSIIHWTRQRLARGNIEDVVDTRMHDDHDVNGVWKVADTALKCTAQAAEQRPSMTEVVALLHECLELEAAHNHMNAGFYTAGSGGNADGYSGYDTGMSTDVSQSSSAFEMEYLGRVPTMSTGPAVR